CATCCTCAAATCCAGCATCTTCCACGATGCCCGTGAAAACATTCAAACCATACTTCTCTCGCACATATTTAGCTGCTAAGTCGCTGATTTCAACACCATAAGTTTCCCAACCTTCCTCTTTCAATTTTAACAGCCCTTTTCCATCCCCACATCCGATATCTAAAATTTTACCACCTTTTTTTGGTGGTATCGTCATTTTATAGGAAATTTTATTTATAAATCTATGAGCAATTTGTTTAATTTTTGCTTCCATCACCCCATTATCATTATCCATCTCCCAATATTCATCAGGATAATAACTGGAGATTACAGTTTGTTTAGGCCGTGGATTGATATAAATTAAACCACATTCCTTACACTTCACTACAGTGAAGAGGCCGTTTTTTTTATATTTAATATCTTTTCCTTTAAAAAAAATATCTGATGACTTTGAACCACATAAATTACATTCAACATATTCAAAATTCTCTTCTGAATCCATAATATACATATCCTAATTAACAATATTTAATTTTATTTTAACCTGATATATAGAGGGATATAACTCCTTATGAACCAACAACATTAAATCATCTCTATATAAAAAAGATGTTTATTTTAACAGAACCCATACATTTGTTAATATTATAATTTTTTTTCGTATATATTTACAAACCCAAACTGTTTTAAAAGTTTGTAATTAGTTAAATTTAATCCTTCTTTATTTGATAAATAATAATCCGCATTATTCTTTTTTAGTTCATCGTTGTAATCAATTGACAATTCATCCACATTATAATCCTTCGGCTGATAATAATATGGCTTTCCATCCTCAAAAAACGGCATGGCTATCACTTTCATCCTAAGATACCAGCTAAAATAGGCAGAATAATCTGCATATATGATTTTATTATTATAATCGGGATCATAGTCTTTAAGCCAGTTACTGGAGGATACTGTGCAATCAACTTTTTCTTTAGTTAAAACATTCTCATTTAAAATATTGGGAACATAATTAACTGTAGAAACTAATAAAAACACTATTAATATAACAGACAAGATTATAGAAGATACATTTGTATTTTTGACTTTATATTTAAATCTGGATGAAATTTCATTAAGGCCCAATATTAAAAAGTAAGCTACTGGTGCGGCCATTGTTACAAAATATCTATCATCTTTAATAGTGTAGATGCTGTGAAATATGAAAAATGTCATAAACCACAACAGAAATAAAAAATTTAAATCCATAAAGCGTATCTCTAGCTTTTTCAACAAAATGTAACTCACCATGATAAGTAAGAAGAAAACAATTTCACTGATCATGAAATGTACTTTAGAAAAACTAAAAACGAAAATTAAACTTAATATCAAAAACATTAAAATCTCTTTTTTGTTGGTAGCTATACTAAATTTGGATAAATTTCTTTTAAATTCGTTTTTAATTTCATATTTTCCCATTAAACTATAAATTATAATCCCCATGAGAATTATTGATATAATAGCAAATCCACCAGGCCCAATATAAGATAAGAAGTTTTTGATATAAAAAAACAAATCGGGTTGGTAAAAAGAACTGCCGATAGGTCCTGAAG
This region of Methanobacterium sp. Maddingley MBC34 genomic DNA includes:
- a CDS encoding methylase involved in ubiquinone/menaquinone biosynthesis (PFAM: Methyltransferase domain) yields the protein MDSEENFEYVECNLCGSKSSDIFFKGKDIKYKKNGLFTVVKCKECGLIYINPRPKQTVISSYYPDEYWEMDNDNGVMEAKIKQIAHRFINKISYKMTIPPKKGGKILDIGCGDGKGLLKLKEEGWETYGVEISDLAAKYVREKYGLNVFTGIVEDAGFEDEFFDAIILSHVIEHLSDPKTTLTEVNRILKNDGMFTISLPNVASFEAKYFKKYWIGWDIPRHFYYFTPITIKSLLDKTGFDVLTIKYDNNPNNILSSLKYFFIAHEINPLFGLACSYPFANLTSIILGKSKRSDSMAIYSKKRDISS